In Candidatus Eisenbacteria bacterium, one genomic interval encodes:
- a CDS encoding DUF4388 domain-containing protein yields the protein MSDTVPASILDGNLAHFHLPEVLQLLRLARATGRLDLDRAGEHASVWVENGQPVFARTSGGAVRLGDLLVHRRSVSREALELLLSIQREQPGRRLGEMLVAAGATTSDEVRAALQDMMRRVVFGLLLWREGHFAFSIGDRTLSPEIRLDLDLERLILEGLRLADESGRADPA from the coding sequence ATGTCCGATACGGTCCCCGCTAGCATTCTCGACGGCAACCTCGCGCACTTCCACCTGCCGGAGGTGCTGCAATTGCTGCGGCTGGCGCGCGCCACCGGACGCCTCGATCTGGATCGCGCCGGAGAGCACGCCAGCGTCTGGGTCGAGAACGGCCAGCCGGTGTTCGCGCGCACCAGCGGTGGCGCGGTGCGGCTCGGTGATCTGCTGGTGCATCGCCGCAGCGTGTCGCGCGAAGCGCTCGAGCTGCTGCTTTCGATTCAACGCGAGCAGCCGGGGCGGCGCCTCGGCGAGATGCTGGTCGCCGCCGGCGCGACGACTTCGGACGAAGTGCGCGCGGCGCTTCAGGACATGATGCGGCGCGTGGTGTTCGGATTGCTGCTGTGGCGCGAAGGTCACTTCGCGTTCTCGATCGGCGACCGGACGCTGAGTCCCGAGATTCGACTCGATCTCGACCTCGAGCGGCTGATCCTCGAGGGCCTGCGACTCGCCGACGAATCGGGGCGTGCGGACCCGGCCTGA
- a CDS encoding CDP-alcohol phosphatidyltransferase family protein — translation MFVEEHLRELRSQRFAPAALVAYARQVGAIARHNMVANPGAVRSVWVAGLAFFAAAFVAAVAMAVAYDRALAYDFLLQTSFGVLPACALVSLGIGQLRNREGYTLSAINVPIALTMLRLALTPALVLFLLDGHAALALVTFVVVGLTDVADGWLARRWNQETQLGRMIDPVVDIVSNLALFLALLASHTLPIWVASWAIARYAVLLIGGSYLYLFVGPVRIHPTVFGRATGIVMAALVGLVLLLRTFEGRTAEILRPLTEVALGVLLAATVIHAVVLGWYNLRLLTGRAREASGRVVGDVRYGPR, via the coding sequence TTGTTCGTCGAGGAACACCTGCGGGAGCTGAGGAGTCAGCGTTTTGCGCCCGCCGCACTGGTTGCCTACGCCCGCCAGGTGGGGGCGATCGCGCGCCACAACATGGTCGCGAATCCCGGCGCGGTGCGATCGGTGTGGGTGGCCGGGCTCGCGTTCTTCGCCGCCGCCTTCGTGGCCGCGGTGGCGATGGCAGTCGCCTACGATCGAGCACTCGCGTACGACTTCCTGCTGCAGACCTCCTTCGGGGTGCTGCCCGCCTGCGCGCTCGTCAGCCTCGGCATCGGCCAGCTGCGCAATCGCGAGGGCTACACGCTGTCGGCGATCAACGTGCCGATCGCGCTCACCATGCTGCGACTCGCGCTCACCCCGGCGCTGGTGCTGTTCCTGCTCGACGGGCACGCCGCGCTCGCGCTCGTCACGTTCGTGGTGGTGGGTCTCACCGACGTGGCGGACGGGTGGCTCGCGCGCCGCTGGAATCAGGAAACCCAACTCGGTCGCATGATCGACCCCGTGGTCGACATCGTGAGCAATCTCGCGCTGTTCCTGGCACTGCTCGCGTCGCACACCCTCCCGATCTGGGTGGCCAGTTGGGCGATCGCCCGCTATGCGGTGCTGCTGATCGGCGGGAGCTACCTCTATCTGTTCGTAGGGCCGGTCCGCATTCACCCGACCGTCTTCGGTCGTGCCACCGGGATCGTGATGGCGGCGCTGGTGGGGCTGGTGCTGCTGCTGCGCACCTTCGAAGGTCGCACGGCCGAGATCCTGCGACCACTCACCGAGGTCGCCCTCGGCGTGTTGCTTGCCGCCACCGTGATCCATGCGGTGGTGCTGGGCTGGTACAACCTGCGGTTGCTGACGGGCCGCGCGCGCGAAGCGAGCGGAAGGGTGGTCGGCGATGTCCGATACGGTCCCCGCTAG
- a CDS encoding T9SS type A sorting domain-containing protein, which yields MHGSKFAAQIAASPRLLGVFATAMALVVGSRTTHAQCTSASWFVPGPAVTVGANPAGIVLGDFNNDGIRDFAMTISGWFSGVPSASNVRIYLGQGSGGVGNGSFSPAQSILPGTNPFGIASGDFFEDGIADLAVANYGSGQVSLIRGLGASGVGNGTFASSVQIPLPGGPHELVARDFNHDGILDLAVTLNASNKLAILLGRGGSGVGDGTFDPAVLYTALDRPNGIAAGDFDEDGHTDLAVCGYYSGKVEIFRGLGDGSFTNVLHLPAGPEPIWVTTGDTNMDGITDLLVASTANGGIWLLRGLGVGGVGNGTFAAATFLAPGNAVSVQVADVDQDGFPDVVGVVSNHLTVNYVTSLRGHGDGTFDPERMLNFEFAPARAEIGDFDGGSMLDVITPMYTSNNFFVLHGECLSDPRAPQLAGLGDVPNDQGGKVFLTWGRSSLDVTSGAVNSYVVWRRVPEFAAEAAMRAGEKGERPQIRVERVETANGTQLVYWEALATLPAQRLAGYGYTAATTQDSLPGSNPYSAFFVTARTASVDVFYDSPVDSTYSVDNLSPSAPGALAANDVGAAVRLSWAASNAPDVHEYRVYRGDTPLFEADAAALVGFTQQLQFDDGGGSAGDWYKVRAVDVHQNLGAVATAAASGPTSVVASGTVVSTGPGEVEVLWQLSGEVFGALAERRTSNKAWQTLGEVTILSGRAQWIDRSPPAGALATYRLVDRTNAALMGSEIEVRVPGWQLELAGARPNPTTASTLEVHFTLATDRPARLEVFDLSGRRMASHDVGAMGAGPHQVRVSGTRSWPAGIYTLRLSTEGSKLLRRVVLVP from the coding sequence ATGCATGGTTCGAAATTCGCCGCTCAAATCGCCGCGTCGCCGCGCCTGCTCGGCGTTTTCGCGACCGCGATGGCGCTCGTCGTCGGCTCGCGCACGACCCACGCCCAGTGCACCTCTGCCAGCTGGTTCGTGCCCGGTCCGGCGGTGACGGTCGGAGCCAATCCCGCCGGCATCGTGCTCGGGGATTTCAACAACGACGGAATTCGCGACTTCGCGATGACGATCAGCGGATGGTTCTCGGGCGTGCCGTCCGCGAGCAACGTGCGGATCTATCTCGGCCAGGGATCCGGTGGCGTCGGTAACGGCTCCTTCAGTCCCGCCCAGTCGATCCTGCCGGGCACCAACCCGTTCGGCATCGCCTCCGGCGACTTCTTCGAGGACGGGATCGCAGACCTCGCGGTCGCGAACTACGGGAGCGGACAGGTCTCTTTGATTCGCGGTCTCGGCGCGAGCGGCGTCGGCAACGGCACATTCGCCTCCTCGGTGCAGATTCCGCTTCCGGGCGGGCCGCACGAACTGGTGGCTCGCGACTTCAATCACGACGGGATCCTCGACCTGGCAGTCACGCTCAACGCTTCGAACAAGCTCGCGATCCTGTTGGGCCGTGGCGGTTCGGGCGTCGGCGACGGCACGTTCGACCCCGCGGTGCTGTACACCGCGCTCGATCGTCCGAATGGCATCGCGGCGGGTGACTTCGACGAAGACGGCCACACCGATCTCGCGGTGTGCGGCTACTACTCGGGCAAGGTCGAAATCTTCCGCGGACTCGGAGACGGTTCGTTCACCAACGTGCTGCATCTGCCGGCCGGCCCTGAGCCGATCTGGGTGACGACCGGCGACACGAACATGGATGGCATCACCGATTTGCTGGTCGCCAGCACCGCCAACGGTGGGATCTGGTTGCTGCGGGGCCTCGGAGTCGGCGGTGTCGGCAACGGCACCTTCGCGGCGGCGACATTCCTCGCGCCCGGTAATGCCGTGAGTGTTCAGGTTGCCGACGTCGATCAGGACGGGTTCCCGGACGTGGTGGGCGTGGTCAGCAATCACCTGACCGTCAACTATGTCACCTCACTGCGCGGGCACGGCGACGGTACCTTCGATCCGGAGCGCATGCTGAACTTCGAGTTCGCCCCGGCGCGCGCGGAGATCGGCGACTTCGACGGCGGCTCGATGCTCGACGTCATCACGCCGATGTACACCTCGAACAACTTCTTCGTGCTGCACGGCGAGTGCCTGTCCGATCCGCGTGCGCCGCAGTTGGCCGGATTGGGTGACGTACCGAATGACCAGGGTGGAAAGGTGTTCCTCACCTGGGGTCGCAGCAGCCTCGATGTGACCAGCGGCGCCGTGAACTCGTACGTCGTGTGGCGCCGCGTCCCCGAATTCGCGGCCGAAGCCGCGATGCGTGCCGGAGAGAAGGGTGAGAGGCCGCAGATTCGCGTCGAGCGGGTCGAAACCGCGAATGGAACTCAGCTCGTTTACTGGGAAGCACTCGCAACGCTTCCGGCTCAGCGGCTGGCCGGCTATGGCTACACGGCCGCGACGACTCAGGACTCGCTGCCGGGCAGCAACCCCTACTCGGCGTTCTTCGTGACGGCGCGTACTGCCAGTGTCGACGTTTTCTACGACTCGCCGGTCGACAGCACCTACTCGGTCGACAATCTCTCGCCTTCGGCCCCCGGAGCCCTCGCGGCGAACGACGTGGGAGCGGCGGTGCGGTTGAGCTGGGCGGCTTCGAACGCCCCCGACGTGCACGAGTACCGAGTCTATCGTGGCGATACTCCGCTGTTCGAAGCCGACGCCGCAGCGCTGGTCGGGTTCACTCAGCAGCTGCAGTTCGACGACGGCGGCGGCTCGGCCGGCGACTGGTACAAGGTGCGCGCCGTCGACGTTCATCAGAATCTCGGCGCGGTGGCGACGGCGGCCGCAAGCGGCCCGACGTCCGTCGTCGCGTCCGGCACGGTCGTCAGCACCGGACCCGGCGAAGTCGAAGTACTCTGGCAGCTGTCCGGCGAAGTATTCGGTGCGCTCGCCGAACGCCGCACGAGCAACAAGGCGTGGCAGACTCTCGGCGAGGTCACGATCCTTTCGGGCCGCGCCCAGTGGATCGACCGCTCGCCCCCCGCGGGAGCCCTGGCGACCTATCGGCTGGTCGACCGGACGAATGCCGCCCTGATGGGCAGCGAGATCGAGGTGCGAGTGCCGGGCTGGCAGCTCGAGCTCGCGGGTGCACGACCGAACCCGACCACCGCAAGCACACTCGAGGTGCACTTCACACTGGCCACCGACCGCCCCGCCCGTCTCGAGGTGTTCGACTTGAGTGGACGCCGGATGGCCTCGCACGACGTCGGCGCCATGGGCGCGGGTCCGCATCAGGTGCGGGTGAGCGGTACGCGCAGTTGGCCTGCCGGCATCTACACACTGCGGCTCAGCACCGAGGGCTCGAAGCTGTTGCGTCGCGTGGTGCTGGTTCCCTAG
- a CDS encoding glycosyltransferase family 2 protein translates to MTRARVAIVIPALDEESVLPGVLAELNLELERTSAGRDWDLAALIVVDNGSRDRTAAVAGAGGATVVLEPRRGYGAACLAGLARLAANPPDIVAFMDADGSDDPRELSQLVAPIIAGRAALVIGSRVIGTVEPGALTVVQRFGNRLASWLLRSLFGVQVSDLGPFRAIEWSALERLAMRDRDYGWTVEMQARAARTGIEMLEVAASWRRRRGGESKVSGTVRGVFGAGSKILTTIVRVRLERADTHETRPPDSTTSG, encoded by the coding sequence TTGACGCGCGCGCGCGTCGCGATCGTGATTCCGGCGCTCGACGAAGAGAGCGTGCTGCCCGGAGTACTCGCCGAGTTGAACCTCGAGCTGGAACGCACGTCGGCAGGACGTGACTGGGACCTTGCGGCGCTGATCGTGGTCGACAACGGATCCCGCGATCGGACCGCGGCGGTCGCCGGAGCGGGTGGAGCCACGGTCGTGCTGGAGCCGCGCCGCGGCTATGGCGCTGCGTGCCTCGCGGGACTCGCGCGGCTTGCGGCGAACCCGCCCGACATCGTGGCGTTCATGGACGCGGATGGCAGCGACGATCCGCGCGAACTGTCGCAGCTCGTCGCGCCGATCATCGCCGGACGAGCAGCGCTCGTGATCGGCTCACGCGTGATCGGCACGGTCGAGCCCGGAGCGCTGACTGTCGTTCAACGCTTCGGCAACCGACTCGCCTCGTGGCTGTTGCGCTCGCTGTTCGGCGTGCAGGTCAGTGATCTCGGGCCGTTTCGGGCGATCGAGTGGTCGGCCCTGGAGCGGCTCGCGATGCGCGACCGGGACTACGGCTGGACGGTCGAAATGCAGGCGCGCGCGGCGCGTACCGGGATCGAAATGCTCGAAGTCGCGGCGAGTTGGCGCCGTCGCCGGGGCGGCGAATCGAAGGTCAGCGGTACCGTGCGCGGTGTGTTCGGCGCGGGCTCGAAGATCCTCACGACGATCGTACGAGTACGGCTCGAACGGGCGGACACGCATGAGACGCGTCCGCCCGACTCGACGACGAGCGGCTAG
- a CDS encoding pyruvate, phosphate dikinase, with product MGKSSEHRADGAGDSDATSDVFSFGEGRADGDAKRRDVLGGKGAGLAEMTNAGIPVPPGFTISTAVCRHWYSSAQRLPEGYEAREATALALLERRMGRRLGDATDPLLVSVRSGARYSMPGMMDTILNLGLTDRSVTGLAGRADNPRFAWDCYRRFIQMFASVVLGVEKHAFEALIRAHKQRRRIALDSELGALDWSRLVTAFKALVKRRTGREFPQDPYVQLALARDAVFRSWNNDRAIYYRRQNQISDEIGTAVTVQAMVFGNLGESSGTGVGFTRNPATGERVFYGEYLTNAQGEDVVAGIRTPRPIAELQEQMPEVFTQLRDITARLETHYRDVQDFEFTIEDGRLFLLQTRIGKRTAQAAVRIAVEMVAEGTISRAEALMRVEPTSLDQLLHPRLDEKARFRVLATGLAASPGAAVGRAVFDADLAVERSRREKVILVRRETTPDDIHGMDAAAGVLTSTGGLTSHAAVVARGMGKPCVCGATSVVVDDRTRSLVAGGVTIREGEWLTIDGATGRVIAGQVRTLDAQLSREFETLMTWADAARRLKVRSNADIPRDARKARAFGAEGIGLCRTEHMFFAEDRLPHVVAMILAAPEAKQCREQLAAQRAALAGADPTSAKLLRKQLAVLERRARPALTRYRTALARLLPHQRADFRGLFTAMDGYPVTIRTLDPPLHEFLPKREELMTEVAVLRHDWERAGRRAKQAAKPAKLRRLETLLRRVEELHEFNPMLGHRGCRLGITYPEITEMQVRAIFEGACDAARKGVVVRPEIMIPLVGHANELSDQAAIVRRVAAEVMAKKQMRIEYQLGTMIEVPRAAVTADRIAVEAEFFSFGTNDLTQLTFGFSRDDAGKYLPEYGTRRILPADPFVTLDVEGVGALIQWAVERGRATRPELKVGICGEHGGDPATVEFCHRAGLDYVSCSPFRVPIARLAAAQAAVRGQATGSDGR from the coding sequence ATGGGGAAGTCGTCCGAACATCGAGCCGACGGCGCCGGCGACTCCGACGCGACGAGCGATGTGTTCTCGTTCGGAGAGGGGCGCGCCGACGGTGACGCGAAGCGCCGGGATGTGCTGGGCGGCAAGGGGGCAGGTCTCGCCGAGATGACGAATGCCGGCATTCCGGTGCCGCCGGGATTCACGATCTCGACCGCCGTGTGTCGCCATTGGTATTCGAGCGCTCAGCGCCTTCCGGAGGGTTACGAGGCGCGCGAGGCAACCGCCCTTGCGCTGCTCGAGCGACGCATGGGGCGCCGCCTCGGCGATGCGACGGATCCACTGCTGGTCTCGGTGCGTTCGGGCGCACGGTACTCGATGCCGGGCATGATGGACACGATTCTCAATCTGGGGCTCACCGATCGCTCCGTCACGGGGCTCGCCGGGCGCGCCGACAATCCGCGTTTCGCCTGGGACTGCTACCGACGCTTCATCCAGATGTTCGCTTCGGTGGTCCTGGGAGTCGAAAAGCATGCGTTCGAAGCGCTGATCCGCGCGCACAAGCAGCGCCGCCGCATTGCGCTCGACTCGGAGCTCGGGGCACTCGACTGGAGCCGGCTCGTGACCGCGTTCAAGGCGCTGGTGAAGCGTCGAACCGGACGCGAGTTCCCGCAGGATCCGTACGTCCAGCTCGCGCTCGCTCGTGACGCTGTGTTCCGGTCATGGAACAACGATCGCGCGATCTACTACCGCCGCCAGAATCAAATCTCCGACGAGATCGGAACCGCGGTCACCGTTCAGGCGATGGTGTTCGGCAATCTCGGGGAGAGCTCCGGCACGGGGGTGGGCTTCACGCGCAATCCCGCGACCGGTGAGCGCGTGTTCTACGGCGAGTACCTGACGAATGCACAGGGCGAAGACGTGGTCGCGGGAATTCGCACCCCGCGCCCGATCGCCGAACTCCAGGAACAGATGCCGGAGGTATTCACGCAGCTTCGCGACATCACCGCACGGCTCGAGACGCACTACCGCGACGTCCAGGATTTCGAGTTCACGATCGAGGACGGACGGCTGTTCCTGCTGCAGACCCGCATCGGGAAGCGCACCGCGCAGGCGGCGGTTCGGATCGCCGTCGAGATGGTGGCCGAGGGGACGATTTCGCGGGCCGAGGCGCTGATGAGGGTCGAGCCGACGAGCCTCGATCAGCTCCTGCATCCGCGGCTCGACGAGAAGGCCCGCTTTCGAGTGCTCGCGACCGGTCTCGCCGCTTCGCCGGGTGCCGCGGTGGGACGCGCGGTGTTCGACGCCGATCTCGCGGTCGAACGCAGCCGCCGCGAGAAGGTGATCCTGGTGCGCCGCGAGACCACGCCCGACGACATTCACGGCATGGATGCCGCGGCCGGCGTACTCACCTCGACCGGCGGTCTCACGTCGCACGCGGCAGTCGTGGCGCGAGGGATGGGCAAGCCCTGCGTGTGCGGCGCCACCTCGGTGGTCGTCGACGACCGGACGCGTTCACTCGTGGCGGGAGGCGTCACGATCCGCGAGGGCGAGTGGCTCACGATCGACGGCGCCACCGGACGCGTGATCGCAGGGCAGGTTCGCACGCTCGACGCGCAGCTGAGCCGCGAGTTCGAAACGCTCATGACATGGGCCGACGCGGCGCGGCGTCTCAAGGTGCGCTCGAACGCCGACATCCCGCGCGATGCTCGAAAGGCGCGTGCGTTCGGCGCCGAGGGCATCGGACTGTGCCGGACCGAACACATGTTCTTCGCCGAGGATCGCCTGCCTCACGTGGTCGCGATGATTCTGGCGGCTCCCGAGGCCAAGCAGTGCCGCGAACAGCTCGCCGCTCAACGGGCCGCGCTCGCGGGCGCCGATCCGACGTCGGCGAAGCTGCTGCGAAAGCAGCTCGCGGTGCTCGAACGGCGGGCACGGCCGGCGCTGACGCGGTATCGAACCGCACTCGCCAGGCTGTTGCCGCATCAGCGTGCCGATTTTCGCGGTTTGTTCACGGCGATGGACGGTTACCCGGTCACGATTCGAACGCTCGATCCGCCGCTGCACGAGTTCCTTCCGAAGCGTGAGGAACTGATGACCGAGGTCGCGGTGCTGCGCCACGACTGGGAGCGCGCCGGACGGCGCGCGAAGCAAGCAGCCAAACCCGCGAAGCTGCGTCGCCTCGAGACCTTGCTGCGCCGCGTCGAGGAGTTGCACGAGTTCAATCCGATGCTCGGCCATCGCGGGTGCCGGCTCGGCATCACCTATCCCGAGATCACCGAGATGCAGGTGCGCGCGATCTTCGAAGGTGCTTGCGACGCGGCTCGGAAGGGCGTCGTCGTGCGACCGGAGATCATGATCCCGCTGGTCGGGCACGCGAACGAACTGAGCGATCAGGCGGCGATCGTTCGACGGGTTGCAGCCGAAGTGATGGCGAAGAAGCAGATGCGAATCGAGTACCAGCTCGGCACCATGATCGAAGTGCCACGCGCCGCGGTCACGGCCGATCGCATCGCCGTCGAGGCGGAGTTTTTCTCGTTCGGGACCAACGATCTCACCCAGCTCACCTTCGGTTTCTCTCGCGACGACGCCGGCAAGTACCTGCCCGAGTACGGCACGCGCCGCATCCTGCCGGCCGATCCGTTCGTCACGCTTGACGTGGAAGGGGTCGGCGCACTGATCCAGTGGGCGGTCGAACGAGGTCGCGCGACGCGTCCGGAGCTCAAAGTCGGAATCTGCGGTGAGCACGGCGGCGATCCCGCGACCGTCGAGTTCTGCCACCGGGCCGGACTCGACTACGTCTCGTGTTCGCCGTTTCGGGTACCGATCGCGCGCCTCGCCGCCGCTCAGGCAGCGGTGCGGGGACAGGCGACCGGAAGCGACGGGCGTTGA
- a CDS encoding insulinase family protein, with protein MIPQRANSNRGSVVTETRAMGLVLVLFGALAPGVAPAAPAKAPATASVASNWRPPAPVLRTLDNGLTVAVFVDHRLPVVQVQLVVPAGTDQESNLESGAAHLVAEGLTLGTITRSSENFAAEAARIGGRFGATASREYVALSGGFLASGLSAGVELLADAARQPTLLEEQIESVKDRVLGNLVRARGDASALSHDHARALGWGAQAVGHPDQGVIRTVERLSAAQLRDFHRRCYRPDRALLAVAGDVDPAEVFRLAEEHFGSWAGRSPDPGTIAPAPGEKLRIRLIDADTRGNAELAMVLPGPAHRDADAAPLMLAAARFEEQQRGAARLRSVASPRLDYERSRVGGLTVVTGSTAVDSVPRAIRALRSVIQSLGTTTESDVRALRERLRGESQMALDTPGGWIAQWAATRVHGGTEAEYSASVERWSRIGTEDVRRAVDKWWKRPGGWLVVVGPAARLRAPLEALGVVEVVSADEPTVGVPTLPSENLAPPSPGELAEGRRLITEAVAAHGGRSALERIKDTILEGSIRLALDGDQQLGTFREVRLPPDHYLQATLVQNVPVHQALDGTSGWLRGGGLGDSVLTAPEPMLAEMRANQRGDFLSILRACSDPAARTAGRGKEHFGALEVDVVEVIHPERGRFVLFLDGGNHRVLAADETRTYEGQSVIVRHRYGDLRKTGDVTWPYYEDRSVQGELVLVLQLSSLRINSGVDASVFARPRSGTRISGIR; from the coding sequence ATGATTCCGCAGAGAGCGAATTCGAATCGCGGATCGGTCGTGACCGAAACGCGGGCCATGGGGCTGGTGCTTGTGCTGTTCGGTGCGCTTGCACCCGGAGTTGCGCCCGCGGCGCCGGCGAAAGCACCCGCGACGGCGTCGGTCGCATCGAACTGGCGCCCGCCTGCGCCCGTGCTGCGAACGCTCGATAACGGTCTCACGGTCGCGGTGTTCGTGGATCACCGGTTGCCCGTGGTTCAGGTGCAGCTCGTGGTCCCGGCCGGGACCGACCAGGAGTCGAACCTCGAGTCCGGTGCCGCGCACCTGGTCGCCGAAGGCCTCACCCTTGGCACCATCACGCGCAGCTCGGAGAACTTCGCCGCCGAGGCCGCGCGCATCGGTGGGCGGTTCGGCGCCACCGCGAGCCGCGAATACGTTGCGCTCAGCGGCGGCTTCCTGGCTTCGGGGCTCTCGGCAGGTGTCGAGCTGCTCGCGGATGCCGCGCGCCAGCCGACGCTGCTCGAGGAACAGATCGAGTCCGTGAAGGATCGCGTGCTCGGCAATCTGGTGCGGGCACGCGGTGATGCGAGCGCACTCTCGCACGACCACGCGCGGGCACTCGGGTGGGGCGCGCAGGCGGTCGGACATCCCGATCAGGGCGTGATTCGCACCGTCGAGCGTCTCAGCGCCGCACAGCTGAGAGACTTCCACCGCCGCTGCTATCGCCCCGACCGTGCGTTGCTGGCGGTGGCCGGTGACGTCGACCCGGCGGAGGTCTTTCGACTTGCCGAGGAGCATTTCGGAAGCTGGGCAGGACGATCGCCGGACCCCGGCACGATCGCCCCTGCGCCGGGTGAGAAGTTGCGAATTCGGTTGATCGACGCCGACACGCGCGGCAATGCCGAGCTTGCCATGGTGCTGCCGGGCCCCGCGCACCGGGACGCCGATGCGGCGCCTCTGATGCTCGCGGCCGCACGATTCGAAGAGCAGCAGCGGGGCGCTGCTCGACTTCGTTCGGTGGCATCCCCGCGACTGGATTACGAGCGTTCGCGTGTCGGAGGACTCACGGTCGTGACGGGTTCCACCGCGGTCGATTCAGTTCCGCGCGCGATCCGCGCGCTTCGCTCGGTGATTCAGTCGCTCGGCACGACGACGGAATCCGACGTGCGCGCGCTACGTGAGCGCCTCCGCGGTGAGTCTCAGATGGCGCTCGACACGCCGGGCGGCTGGATCGCCCAGTGGGCCGCGACGCGCGTCCACGGCGGCACCGAGGCCGAGTACTCGGCCTCGGTCGAGCGTTGGAGCCGGATCGGAACGGAGGACGTGAGACGGGCCGTCGACAAGTGGTGGAAGCGCCCGGGCGGCTGGCTGGTGGTGGTGGGTCCGGCGGCCCGGCTGCGCGCGCCACTCGAGGCGCTCGGTGTCGTCGAGGTGGTCTCGGCCGACGAGCCGACCGTTGGCGTGCCGACGTTGCCGTCCGAGAATCTGGCGCCGCCATCGCCGGGCGAACTGGCGGAGGGGCGACGTCTGATCACCGAAGCGGTCGCCGCGCACGGCGGCCGTTCGGCGCTCGAGCGCATCAAGGACACGATTCTCGAGGGCAGCATCCGCCTGGCGCTCGATGGTGACCAGCAGCTGGGAACCTTTCGCGAGGTGCGACTGCCGCCCGATCACTACCTGCAGGCGACCCTGGTCCAGAACGTTCCGGTGCACCAGGCGCTCGATGGTACGAGCGGGTGGCTGCGGGGTGGCGGGCTCGGCGACTCGGTGCTCACCGCTCCCGAGCCGATGCTGGCCGAGATGCGCGCGAATCAGCGCGGCGACTTTCTGAGTATTCTGCGCGCGTGCTCGGACCCGGCCGCGCGAACGGCCGGGCGCGGCAAGGAACACTTCGGCGCGCTCGAGGTCGACGTCGTCGAAGTGATCCATCCGGAACGAGGTCGGTTCGTGCTATTCCTCGATGGTGGCAATCATCGGGTTCTGGCCGCGGACGAGACTCGAACCTATGAGGGTCAGTCCGTGATCGTGCGGCATCGCTACGGGGACCTGCGGAAGACCGGCGACGTGACCTGGCCCTACTACGAGGACCGCTCGGTCCAGGGCGAACTGGTGCTGGTCCTGCAGCTGTCCAGTCTGCGCATCAATTCGGGAGTCGACGCGTCGGTGTTCGCGCGGCCTCGATCGGGGACTCGGATTTCGGGCATTCGCTGA